In Aeromicrobium wangtongii, the DNA window ATGCCGCCCTCGACGTTGGTCACGTCGTGTCCCTGCGCCTGCAGCCACTGCGTCGCGCGGGCGGAGCGTCCGCCCAGGTGGCAGATCACCAGCGTGCGGACGGTCGGGTCGAGCTCGCCGATCCGCCCCGGGATCTCACCCAGTGGGATGTGGACCGCTCCGTCGATGTGCCCGGCTTCCCACTCGTGGTCCTCGCGGACGTCCAGGACCACCAGATCCTCGGGAATCGGTGTGGGAATCGCCGTGACATCGGTCGTGGGAATGCTCTGTTCGGCCATGTCCACATCGTCTCGTGCGGTTCAAATCACGCCTCGAACGGGGTCCGATTCGGGACCAGGGGTGGCACATGGCCCATGGAGTAGTTACTTTGGACCATGGGTCCATGGTCCGTGGTTGGCATTGAGGACGCACCCGGCGGCAAAAATCACTGGTTCGGTCTGGAGACTCTATGAAGGCACAGGATGCGCTTCGCCTGCCTTTCGCTGCGTCAACGCCCGGTATCGCCCGCACTCGTCTGGCCTCGTTCCTGACGTTGCACCGCGCCTCGAGCGACGTCATCGACGACGCACTGATCGTGATCAGCGAGATGATCGCCAATGCGGTGAGCCACGGTGTGCCCGGCCAGGACGGGACCATCGAGGTCGCCTGGTCGATCAAGGGCACGCTGCTCGAGCTCAGCGTCCTGGACGGCGGTGTCGGTGGGCACCTCAAGCCGATCGACTTCGACGAGGACTCGCTCAGCGGCCGCGGGCTGTCGATCATCAACCGCGTCGCCGATCGCTGGTGGGTCGACATGTCGGCAGGCACCCGGGTCAACGCCGAGCTTGCCCTGACCACCTACTGAGCCTCGCCCGTTAGACTCGCCCGTCATGGGCAAGAAGTCGCGAATCAAGAACAAGGCCGCCAAGAAGGAACGCATGCCGTTCGTGGCGCGCACCTTCGAGGGACTCCCCGGAGAGGCGGACTGGGTCGCACTGCGCGAGTTCGTTCCGGCCGGCTCGGCGACGATCACCCTGGCCTCCGGCGAGACCGTCCGGGTGTGTTCGATGCTGCCCGGCAACGGAGCGGGCATCCGTCGCCAGGACGGCGAGATCTGGATCGGCCTGCAGGTCGCCCACAACTTCGGTGACATCAGCCGCGATCTCGCGCACGTCATCGAGCTGGCGCGCGAGACCGAGCCGGGCAACCCCGTCCGCATGACCGACCCGGGCGTCGGCCCGCGGCTGCAGGACATCATCGACCCGTCCTCGGGCTTCGACGTCGAGATCCACGACGGCTTCGACTACTGGGTCGAGGGCGTCGACGGGTCCGAGGGTGTGGCCGAGGCACTCGCGGAGGCGAACGAGACGATCGCCCCGACCGTCCACCTCAGCTCCGTCGACGGCGCGTACTGGACCGAGATGGGTGACCAGCGGTTCCTGCGCTGGATCATGACGCACGACGAGACGACGCTGCTCAACGCGCTGGCCCGCCTGCACGCCGCCGGGCAGGACACCCTCGGCGAGGGCACCAAGCTCATCGGCCACTTCCGCGCCCACGGCCTGCTCGTGCCGGTGTGGGAGTTCGAGCACGATGCGGCCGATCTGGAGCAGCCCGCGGCCGACTTCGAGAAGCGTCTGGCCGAGGCGCTGGCCGACGACAGCCCGTTGACGTCCGAGCAGCGCTCGGCCCGTGCCGCGCTGATCAGCCGCCAGGTCCAGGTGTGACGGGTCTGGACTTCGGACCCCTGGTCCTGGGTGGCAACACCTTCGGCTGGACCTCCTCGGCGCAGGAGAGCCACGCGGTGCTGGACGCCTTCGTCGACGCCGGCGGACGCTCCATCGACACGGCGGACGTGTACTCGATGTGGGCGCCGGGCAACACCGGAGGCGACTCCGAGCGCATCATCGGCGACTGGCTGGCGGCCCGCGGACGTCGCGACGACGTCGTCATCGCCACCAAGGTGTACTCACTGCCCGACCGGCCCGGCCTGTCGCCGGAGAACGTCCGGGCCGCGGTCGACGACTCGCTGTCACGGCTGCGCACCGACCACATCGACCTGTACTACGCACACCGCGACGACCAGGACGTGCCGCAGGCCGAGTACGTCGGCGTCTTCGACGAGCTCGTGCAGGCCGGCAAGATCCGTGAGGCGGGCGCGTCCAACTTCTCGGCCGAGCGGCTCAAGAACGCCGTGACGATCGCCGCCGACGCCGGCCAGACCGCTTTCACGGTCGCGCAGGACCACCTCAACCTGGTCGAGCGCGACTACGCCGAGGTCCTCGCGCCGACCGTCGCGGAGCTGGGCCTCGTCGAGCTGCCGTACTCGTCGCTGGCGTCGGGCTTCCTGACCGGCAAGTACCGCCCGGGCACGGCGGTCGATTCTGCCCGGTCCGGCGGCGCCGGCGGCTACCTGCAGGACGAGCGCAACGTGGCGCTGCTGGACGTCCTGGACGAGGTCGCGGCAGCCCACGGCGTCAGCGTCACCGCGGTGTCGCTGGCGTGGCTGCGCCAGCAGCCGACCGTCGCGGCGCCGGTCGCCAGCGCCCGCACCGTGGAGCAGGTCACGGCCCTGGTCGAGTCCTTCGACCTGGTGCTGACCGACGAGGAGATTGCCCGCCTGGCCTAGCGCCAGCGGCTAGGGCCGGGGCGCGTCCTGCGGCATCAGGCCGGGGATGTCGGCGGCGGACATCCAGTCGCCGGAGCCCGGCCAGACCCGGGTCTGCGGCTGGACGCGGCCCTCGAGCACGAGCTGGCGCATCTGGTCCAGGTCGTACGGTCCGTAGGACGTCCCGGCGGCGTGCACATGGAACGTGGCCTGGGGTGTCGCGACGGGAGCCTGCGCCACGGGCGCCGGGGCGACGGGTGCCTGCGCCACGGGGGCCTGAGCGGGAGCCTGCGGCTGCACGGGTGCGGCGGCGCGGCCCGGACGGATGAGCAAGACGGCGGCCGCGGTGGCCGCTCCCAGCGTCACCCACGCGAGGGGCCACTTGTCGACCAAGGCGGTGTACTGGCTGGACTCGAAGTAGAACTGCAGGGCCTGACCGGCACCGAAGTCATCGGCCAGCCGCACGATGAACAGCAGCTCACGCACGACCCAGGCGGCCGCGGCCACGGCCAGCATCAGCCCTGTGCCGGGGAACCAGGTCCGCGTCGAGCGGGTGAGCGCGATGCCCGCCAGGATGCCGGCGGCGGTCATGGTGCACACCGCCACGATCGCCGCGATGCCCTGCACGAGCGTCCAGCCCCCGATCCGGCTCTCGGAGACGGCGCGGTAGATCTGCTGGTCGATCAGGTGGTACTGGAGGTAGAGGCTGTACACACCGAGCACCGTCGCGATGATGAGGCCGGTGGTCTGGGTCTGGGGTCGGGGCGCAGTCACGGCAGCATCCTAGGAGACAGTCGGTCAGTCGCGGTCGATCGGGCACGACATGCATCGTGGCCCGCCGCGGCCGGAGCCGAGCTGGTCGCCGCTGATCGCGATGACCTCGATGCCGTGCTCCTCGAGCCGGGCGTTGGTCTGCTCGTTGCGCTCGTACGCGACCGCGAGCCGGGCGTCGATCGCCAGGGTGTTGTTGCCGTCGTCCCACTGCTCACGCTCGGCGGTGACGGGGTCAAGGCCGGTGTCGATCTGGTGCAGCGTCTCGATGCCCATCGCGGTCGCCGCGGCGGCGAAGAACGAGGTCTCCTCCCCGAGGACGAAGCGGCCGTCGTCCCAGGTCAGCGGCACGGCGCGCAGGGTGTCGGCCATCTGCGGATAGATGACGACCGTGTCGACGTCGACCATCGTGACGATCGTGTCCAGGTGCATCGTGGCGCGCTCCTGCGCGATCGGCACGGCCAGGACGGTGTGCGCCAGGTCCTCGCTCAGCACCTGCCGGGCGAACCGCTCCAGCCCGGCCGGGGTCGTGCGCTCGCCGACGCCGACCGCGATGACGCCCGGCGCCAGCTCCAGGACGTCGCCACCCTCGAGGTGCTCGAGGTGCGGGCCGTGGACGACGGGGGTGCCGGCGAAGCGCGGGTGGTGGTCGTAGATCAGCCCGGTCAGCTGCGTCTCGCGCATCCGCGCCGGCATCGCGAGGCTGGTGACGGCGACCCGGTCGCGCAGCCACACCGACGAGTCGCGGGTGAACAGCAGGTTCGGCAGCGGGTTGATCAGGAAGTCCTCGGGCTGCATCAGCCGGTTGGCGACGCTGCCGCGCAGGGACATCTCGTCGTTGCGCAGGCCCGCCATCAGCACCTCGGCGAGCTGCTCGGGGTGGGCGCCGGCGAGGAAGGACGCGATGTGGTCCTGCAGGCTCGGCCCGACGAACAGCCCCTTCAGCGTGCTGGCGATGATCTCGTCGCGGGCCTCGTCGCGGGCGAGCGTCTCGGTCAGCAGATCGGTCAGGTACAGCACCTCGACGTCGTGATCGCGCAGCGCCTGCGCGAAGGCGTCGTGCTCGTCCTGCGCCCGGCCCAGCCACGGGATGCCGTCGAACAGCAGCTGGTCGTTGTTG includes these proteins:
- a CDS encoding rhodanese-like domain-containing protein, which encodes MAEQSIPTTDVTAIPTPIPEDLVVLDVREDHEWEAGHIDGAVHIPLGEIPGRIGELDPTVRTLVICHLGGRSARATQWLQAQGHDVTNVEGGMDAWQAAGRPVV
- a CDS encoding ATP-binding protein, which encodes MKAQDALRLPFAASTPGIARTRLASFLTLHRASSDVIDDALIVISEMIANAVSHGVPGQDGTIEVAWSIKGTLLELSVLDGGVGGHLKPIDFDEDSLSGRGLSIINRVADRWWVDMSAGTRVNAELALTTY
- a CDS encoding DUF5926 family protein, which encodes MGKKSRIKNKAAKKERMPFVARTFEGLPGEADWVALREFVPAGSATITLASGETVRVCSMLPGNGAGIRRQDGEIWIGLQVAHNFGDISRDLAHVIELARETEPGNPVRMTDPGVGPRLQDIIDPSSGFDVEIHDGFDYWVEGVDGSEGVAEALAEANETIAPTVHLSSVDGAYWTEMGDQRFLRWIMTHDETTLLNALARLHAAGQDTLGEGTKLIGHFRAHGLLVPVWEFEHDAADLEQPAADFEKRLAEALADDSPLTSEQRSARAALISRQVQV
- a CDS encoding aldo/keto reductase is translated as MTGLDFGPLVLGGNTFGWTSSAQESHAVLDAFVDAGGRSIDTADVYSMWAPGNTGGDSERIIGDWLAARGRRDDVVIATKVYSLPDRPGLSPENVRAAVDDSLSRLRTDHIDLYYAHRDDQDVPQAEYVGVFDELVQAGKIREAGASNFSAERLKNAVTIAADAGQTAFTVAQDHLNLVERDYAEVLAPTVAELGLVELPYSSLASGFLTGKYRPGTAVDSARSGGAGGYLQDERNVALLDVLDEVAAAHGVSVTAVSLAWLRQQPTVAAPVASARTVEQVTALVESFDLVLTDEEIARLA
- a CDS encoding DUF4339 domain-containing protein, whose amino-acid sequence is MTAPRPQTQTTGLIIATVLGVYSLYLQYHLIDQQIYRAVSESRIGGWTLVQGIAAIVAVCTMTAAGILAGIALTRSTRTWFPGTGLMLAVAAAAWVVRELLFIVRLADDFGAGQALQFYFESSQYTALVDKWPLAWVTLGAATAAAVLLIRPGRAAAPVQPQAPAQAPVAQAPVAPAPVAQAPVATPQATFHVHAAGTSYGPYDLDQMRQLVLEGRVQPQTRVWPGSGDWMSAADIPGLMPQDAPRP
- a CDS encoding arginine deiminase, whose translation is MTLGADSEVGRLRTVMLHRPGPELGRLTPRNNDQLLFDGIPWLGRAQDEHDAFAQALRDHDVEVLYLTDLLTETLARDEARDEIIASTLKGLFVGPSLQDHIASFLAGAHPEQLAEVLMAGLRNDEMSLRGSVANRLMQPEDFLINPLPNLLFTRDSSVWLRDRVAVTSLAMPARMRETQLTGLIYDHHPRFAGTPVVHGPHLEHLEGGDVLELAPGVIAVGVGERTTPAGLERFARQVLSEDLAHTVLAVPIAQERATMHLDTIVTMVDVDTVVIYPQMADTLRAVPLTWDDGRFVLGEETSFFAAAATAMGIETLHQIDTGLDPVTAEREQWDDGNNTLAIDARLAVAYERNEQTNARLEEHGIEVIAISGDQLGSGRGGPRCMSCPIDRD